One Setaria italica strain Yugu1 chromosome II, Setaria_italica_v2.0, whole genome shotgun sequence DNA segment encodes these proteins:
- the LOC101774385 gene encoding keratin, type II cytoskeletal 3 isoform X2: MADAANEAPPPAPVAAAAAAAAAGGVALTGGVGGGGWTILMPPASAAAEWRVVRLAGAQSAAGTSAAGESSAGGGVPEVALEMAALLAALGAGGDLRVGEGFMVGGGAGQFVAGRGGAGHPVAGRGGEGGDPGGRGGEGGDPGGRGGEGGDPGGRGHAGGPYLMPVPVVFIPNFKQYKEEAEPKEDKGLKIAKIIYGVLLFGPLSFIGPINTVLEAKEIENTIMWKAFGMCWGLLSIGFHMSFHGGWDRRQRAYVRNIAHFSLTIFCSFVIYYLYLLQPSSLANLQWLISMEAILAIGHIMAWGWVVLAITRVASKEENRDSRISQCGQKPGKDAQG; the protein is encoded by the exons ATGGCCGACGCGGCGAACGAGGCGCCGCCTCCGGCTccggtcgcggcggcggcggcggcggcggcggccggaggcgtcGCTCTCACtggaggcgtcggcggcggcgggtggaccATCCTGATGCCCCCCGCATCCGCGGCCGCCGAGTGGAGAGTCGTGAGGCTGGCGGGGGCCCAATCGGCGGCCGGGACAAGTGCTGCGGGGGAGAGCTCTGCCGGAGGCGGCGTGCCGGAGGTTGCTTTGGAGATGGCGGCGCTGCTTGCTGCGTTGGGTGCTGGGGGTGATCTCCGCGTCGGAGAGGGTTTCAtggttggcggcggcgcggggcagttcgtggcggggcgcggcggcgcggggcatccggtggcggggcgcggcggcgagggaggagacccgggtgggcgcggcggcgagggaggagacccgggtgggcgcggcggcgagggaggagacCCAGGTGGGCGCGGCCACGCTGGAGGACCGTACTTGATGCCCGTGCCCGTCGTGTTCATCCCCAACTTCAAGCAGTACAAAGAAGAGGCGGAGCCGAAAGAG GATAAAGGTCTGAAAATTGCCAAGATCATATATGGTGTACTGCTATTTGGTCCCCTTAGCTTCATTGGTCCTATAAACACTGTCCTAGAGGCCAAAGAAATCGAAAACACCATCATGTGGAAAGCTTTCGGAATGTGTTGGGGATTATTAAGCATTGGATTTCACATGAGCTTTCATGGTGGATGGGATCGTAGGCAAAGAGCGTATGTCCGAAACATTGCGCACTTTAGCCTTACAATCTTTTGCTCTTTTGTGATCTATTATCTGTACCTTCTGCAACCAAGCTCACTAGCAAACTTACAATGGCTAATTTCAATGGAAGCTATTCTTGCTATAGGACATATCATGGCTTGGGGTTGG GTGGTACTGGCTATAACACGTGTGGCTTCTAAAGAGGAAAACAGAGATAGTCGG ATCTCTCAATGTGGTCAAAAACCCGGCAAGGATGCACAAGGCTAA
- the LOC101774385 gene encoding uncharacterized protein LOC101774385 isoform X1 yields MADAANEAPPPAPVAAAAAAAAAGGVALTGGVGGGGWTILMPPASAAAEWRVVRLAGAQSAAGTSAAGESSAGGGVPEVALEMAALLAALGAGGDLRVGEGFMVGGGAGQFVAGRGGAGHPVAGRGGEGGDPGGRGGEGGDPGGRGGEGGDPGGRGHAGGPYLMPVPVVFIPNFKQYKEEAEPKEDKGLKIAKIIYGVLLFGPLSFIGPINTVLEAKEIENTIMWKAFGMCWGLLSIGFHMSFHGGWDRRQRAYVRNIAHFSLTIFCSFVIYYLYLLQPSSLANLQWLISMEAILAIGHIMAWGWVVLAITRVASKEENRDSRVLPKNLSMWSKTRQGCTRLRQGWGSMWSKARQGCTRLRQGWGSRMSQEWTRLRQGLWSRMGQGRWPRLRRWCSRRKE; encoded by the exons ATGGCCGACGCGGCGAACGAGGCGCCGCCTCCGGCTccggtcgcggcggcggcggcggcggcggcggccggaggcgtcGCTCTCACtggaggcgtcggcggcggcgggtggaccATCCTGATGCCCCCCGCATCCGCGGCCGCCGAGTGGAGAGTCGTGAGGCTGGCGGGGGCCCAATCGGCGGCCGGGACAAGTGCTGCGGGGGAGAGCTCTGCCGGAGGCGGCGTGCCGGAGGTTGCTTTGGAGATGGCGGCGCTGCTTGCTGCGTTGGGTGCTGGGGGTGATCTCCGCGTCGGAGAGGGTTTCAtggttggcggcggcgcggggcagttcgtggcggggcgcggcggcgcggggcatccggtggcggggcgcggcggcgagggaggagacccgggtgggcgcggcggcgagggaggagacccgggtgggcgcggcggcgagggaggagacCCAGGTGGGCGCGGCCACGCTGGAGGACCGTACTTGATGCCCGTGCCCGTCGTGTTCATCCCCAACTTCAAGCAGTACAAAGAAGAGGCGGAGCCGAAAGAG GATAAAGGTCTGAAAATTGCCAAGATCATATATGGTGTACTGCTATTTGGTCCCCTTAGCTTCATTGGTCCTATAAACACTGTCCTAGAGGCCAAAGAAATCGAAAACACCATCATGTGGAAAGCTTTCGGAATGTGTTGGGGATTATTAAGCATTGGATTTCACATGAGCTTTCATGGTGGATGGGATCGTAGGCAAAGAGCGTATGTCCGAAACATTGCGCACTTTAGCCTTACAATCTTTTGCTCTTTTGTGATCTATTATCTGTACCTTCTGCAACCAAGCTCACTAGCAAACTTACAATGGCTAATTTCAATGGAAGCTATTCTTGCTATAGGACATATCATGGCTTGGGGTTGG GTGGTACTGGCTATAACACGTGTGGCTTCTAAAGAGGAAAACAGAGATAGTCGGGTACTTCCAAAAA ATCTCTCAATGTGGTCAAAAACCCGGCAAGGATGCACAAGGCTAAGGCAAGGATGGGGGTCAATGTGGTCAAAAGCCCGGCAAGGATGCACAAGGCTAAGGCAAGGATGGGGGTCAAGGATGAGCCAAGAGTGGACAAGGTTAAGGCAAGGGTTGTGGTCTAGAATGGGCCAAGGGCGGTGGCCAAGGCTAAGGCGGTGGTGTTCAAGACGCAAGGAGTAA